One Bos indicus isolate NIAB-ARS_2022 breed Sahiwal x Tharparkar chromosome 22, NIAB-ARS_B.indTharparkar_mat_pri_1.0, whole genome shotgun sequence DNA window includes the following coding sequences:
- the GPX1 gene encoding glutathione peroxidase 1 yields the protein MCAAQRSAAALAAAAPRTVYAFSARPLAGGEPFNLSSLRGKVLLIENVASLUGTTVRDYTQMNDLQRRLGPRGLVVLGFPCNQFGHQENAKNEEILNCLKYVRPGGGFEPNFMLFEKCEVNGEKAHPLFAFLREVLPTPSDDATALMTDPKFITWSPVCRNDVSWNFEKFLVGPDGVPVRRYSRRFLTIDIEPDIETLLSQGASA from the exons ATGTGCGCCGCTCAGCGCTCGGCGGCCGCCCTGGCGGCGGCAGCCCCGCGCACAGTGTACGCCTTCTCCGCGCGCCCTCTGGCCGGCGGGGAGCCCTTCAACCTGTCCTCCCTGCGGGGCAAGGTGCTGCTCATTGAGAACGTAGCATCGCTCTGAGGCACAACGGTGCGGGACTACACCCAGATGAATGACCTGCAGCGGCGCCTTGGACCCCGGGGCCTGGTCGTGCTCGGCTTCCCCTGCAACCAGTTTGGGCATCAG GAAAACGCCAAGAACGAGGAGATCCTGAATTGCCTGAAGTACGTCCGACCAGGCGGCGGGTTCGAGCCCAACTTTATGCTCTTCGAAAAGTGCGAGGTGAATGGCGAGAAGGCGCATCCGCTCTTCGCCTTCCTTCGGGAGGTTCTGCCCACGCCAAGTGACGACGCCACTGCTCTCATGACCGACCCTAAGTTCATCACCTGGTCCCCGGTGTGCCGCAACGACGTCTCCTGGAACTTCGAGAAGTTCCTGGTGGGCCCAGACGGTGTGCCTGTGCGCAGGTACAGCCGCCGCTTTCTGACCATCGACATCGAGCCTGACATTGAAACCCTGCTGTCCCAGGGGGCCTCTGCCTAG